Within Sorangiineae bacterium MSr11367, the genomic segment TCGAGGCGCGGGTGACGTAGGACGAGATCACCTGGCGGCGCGACGATGGCCCCATCGAAGCCAACGGCCACCGGGGTGCCGAGGCATTGGCAAAACGCGAGACGGCCCGTGCCCTCCACCTCGATGCCATGGGGGGTGCGGCGCAACTTCAACGCGTCGCTGCGCAGGTGGAAGGGGGGCGACTCGAGGCGGACGTTGCCGCGCAGTTCGAGCTCGCGCAGGCGCGCGTCGAGCACCACGTCGTCGGCGTGCGTCTCCAGCGGCGGGATGTCGGCGGCGGCGTCGCGAGGCGCGAGCAGGACGAACATCGCGAGCCCTGCTGCGAGCGCTGCCGACGCCGCACGGCCGAGCGGTAATACTTTCACGGGCGATGTAGTCACGATCTCGAGTTGCCCGGATGCCGCTTGCCTGCTAACTGCCCGACCATGGATTCGTCCCTACCCGCCACCGAAATTACGGCACTCCTTGGGCGCGGCACCCAGTTCGAAGGAAAGCTCGCCTTCGAGGGGCGCGTGCGCATCGACGGCGTCTTCAAGGGGGAGATCAAGAGCGAGGATACGTTGGTCATCGGAGAAGGGGCCGAAGTCCACGCCGAGGTCGACGTCGCCACGGTCATCGTCCGCGGCGGGCAGGTGCACGGTAACATCCGCGCGAAGCACGCCATCGAGATTCATGCGCCGGGCAAGGTGATTGGCAACATTCACTCCCCGTCGGTGTTCATCGACCGCGGCGTCGAGTTCCAGGGCAGCTGCCGCATGGATCCCGTCGACAGCAAGCCGGCCACCGCCCCCGCGAAACCCGCCGGGGCTCCGCGATCCAGCCAGCAAACCGCGTGACGGGCGTGATGCCGCGCGCGCTGCTGCTGGCCACCGTCGTGGCTGCGGGATGTGCGGGCTCGGAGAACCCGAAGCCCGCGCCGGTGGTCACGCCGTCGCTTCAAGCGACGACGTGGACGGCACCGGATGCGGCGGCGGAGCCCAAAAAGCCCTCCACGCCGGAGCGCTCGCTCGAAGCGCTCGCGGAGGACGGAAAGACCGCGGCCGCGGGGATGCGCACGTTGAAGAGCGCACAACTCTCGGGGCAACGCGAGGTGGGGCAGGAATTGCTGGCACCGGGCGACGCCGACGCGTGCGTGCGCCTCGCCTTCAGCGCGGGCGAACCCGTGGTGGCGCAGCTCCTCGACCACAAGGGCCGCGTGCTCTCGGAGACGCCGGCCACGACCGATGGAAGGCTGGGCGAACGCGGTCCGGTGTGCATCCGCCGCCAGGAGGCGATGCGCGTCCAATTCGCCTCGAAGGGCGACGCCGTGGTCCGCTTCGTCGCGTGGACGTCGCGCTAACGCGGACGTGCGGGATCGCGGATGAGGGCCGGCCCGTGCGTTCGATCGATCGCGCTCCTCGGGTCGTTGCTCGCCGGGCTGCATTGCGAACGCTCGACGTCGCGAACGTCCGTGCAGACGGCTCCGGTACAGACCCCGATTCGAGGAACCCGCAGCGCGTGGGTTCGGACGGTTTCGACCGGCTGCGACGCTGCCGATCTGGAACTCGTACTCCCCTTTTACGAGGGACTTCGCCTCAAGCCGGCCACCGCAGCGCTCCGAGCCGCAAAATCCGAGCACCTCGAGCTCGCCTACCCGGGACCGCTGTCGATGCCCATGGTCGCGTGGCGGTGCGGTGAGGGCGCGTGGACGGCCGTCGTCCCCACGAAGCCCACGGAGACCCCCGCAGGGCTGCTGCTCCGAACGACCGGAGACGAACTCGAAGTCCGGCTGGAATGCTTCGGCAGCTGCACGTTCCAAGAGGTCGCCGAGCGTGGGCCTTGGAGCATCCTCGCGACGAAGGTGGCCGAGTTCTGGCACCTGGTCGCCCCGAACCCCACGCTTGCCTCACGCTACGATCGCTTCCACTACTTCGTTCGGCAATGGGTGGCGAACAATTCCGCGCCTTGGCTTCGCTCCGATTGGACGGCGTCCGCGCTCGAACGACGGATGCGCGACGAGGGGGCGCGCACCATCTCGTTCGCGTTTGGCCTGGACCCGAACGAAGTCGACCTCGAGGGGCACTATTTCTGGAGCGACGGGGCTTTGGCGGAAGTCGAAGCCCTCGTCCGCGCCAATCCAGCCGTGGCCCAGTTCCGATGGCTGAATTTGAGAACGTACAAGTACGCGATTCCAAACCTCGGAATCGAGCGGCCACCACCGCCCGAGGTCCGAGCGGCCGCAAAAGTGTACTCCGGCGGCCTCCATGATTTTTCGCAGTACGTCTTCAAGGCCATGGAGATGTGTCTCGGGGCCGAAGAATGGCAACGCTCTCGGTTCGAAGAGATGAAGAAGCTGATCGACCTCGGCTTCAAGGTGATCGCGTTCGACGAGTTCCCGACCTCACCGAAGTGGGGGACCGAAGCATGTCGGGCCACGAACCATTTGCACCGCCCCAATGACTTCGGTGACGAGTGGAGGGTCGCCTTGGACCTCGTTCGCCGGCTTTCGGCTTACGCGCACGAACATGGCATTTTGCTTTCGAGCGAGGAGCCCAGCACGATGCTCTTTCCGTTCACGTCGGGGTACATGGACGGGACGTTCAACGAGCCACCGGACATGTACGAGCATTGGCAGAAGAGCAAGGAGGCCGAACGGATCCCTCTCTTCAGCACGATGTTCGGCGCTCGATTGACGCCCTACACGAGGGTCGGAGGCTCTCCCAGGCCGCCGAGACCGTGGCTCGTTCAAGAGAAGATGGCGAGCTCGGTGCGCTAGCGTGCCGTGCGCAGCCAGCGGGAGGCGACGCGGGCGAAGAGGGGCGCCGCGACTTTGCCGCCGCTCCCTCCCTCGCCCGGTTGCTCGATGCCGGCGAGGATGACGGCGCGGGGCGCATGGGCGGGGACGACGCCCACGAAGCTGGCGTAGGTGACCCGCGTACCGTCGGGGCGTGTCCACTCGGAGGTCCCGGTTTTTCCGGCTACGGCAACGCCTTCGATGCGCGCCAGCTTGCCGGTAGCACGCGGATGGCTCACCGCCTGCTCGAGGAGGGAGAGCACGGTGTGGGCCGTCTCGGGTCGGACGATGGCTTCGCGCGGGGCCGGTTCCTTGCGCCGCGTGGACGTGGGCGGGATGTAGACGCCGTCGTTGGCGAGGGCCGCGTAGGCGGCGGCCAGTTGCAGCGGGGTCGCGGTACCTGCACCGCCGACGGCCATGGCGGCACCGCGTTCACTGGGCGCGGGCACGTCGAAGTGGAACGTGTGCATCCATCGGGCGAGGTGCTCCGCGCCGAGGCGGTCGTACACCTTGGCCATGCCGATGTTCGAGGAGACGGCGAGCATCTCGGGCACGCTCAGCACGCCGTGAGAGTCTCCATCGTAGATGCCGCCATCGTGGTGCGAGCAGTCGACGCGCTCGTCGGCGGAGAGCACGCCTTCGTCGAGGGCGGCGGCCAAGGTGATCGCCTTGAAGGTGGAGCCGGGGACGTTGCTGCCTCGCTCCGAGCGCGCAGCATTGGCCAGGATTTCCCCGGTCGCGGGGTCGAGCACCAGGACGGTGCCCCCTTGCGCGTGCCATTCGGCCATGGTGCGCTCGAGCTCCTCGTCGGCGATGGCCTGCAGCGCGGGATCGAGGCTCGAAGGCGCAGGCGCTGCCGCGGCCACCGCCACGACGCTCGCGGCCACGCTGCCCGCGAGAATGCCCGCGCGGAAACGCGACGGCGGGCGCCGCGCACGGGCCGCGGCCACGATGGCCGTCACGCGGGCCACGAGCTGCGAGCGCTCGGCCATCCCCAGCGCGAACGATGGGGCATGGCGCGAGGCACCTGCACCGGCAATCGCGAGCAGATCCTCCGCGTAGGCCGAGGCGCGCGTGCCCGCGACGAGCACGGCATCGTCGGCGGCGAGCTCGCGTTCGACCCGAAGGCGTCGCACGGCCATCCAGACCAGCGGATCGAACCAGTGCACCGCGCACGCGAGCTGCGCCATCGCATGTACGAGGCAATCGCGCTGGCGCACGTGCGCGAGCTCGTGCAAAAGCACGGCAAGGCGGCGCTCCTCGCTCCAGGCCTCCGAGCCGCCCGGAACGAGCACCACGGACGCGAACACGCCGGTGACCGCCGGCGCATCGAGTTCCTCCGTCACGCGCACGTCCGCGCGGACGCCCATGCTGGCTTGCGCGCGCGCCATGGTGCGCGACCACGCGGGGGAGGCCGCCGCACGCCGCACGATCGCCCGCGTTCGCACGAGCCCCACACCGAGACGCGCGAGCACGGCCAGCGCACCGAGGGCCCAGAGACCACCGAGCGCGCGCGCCGGATCGAGCCATGCGGCCTCATGCCGAACCGCGGCGGGGTGCGCGTTGGCGACCTCCGCCGGCGTCGCGGGATCGTCGGCGGGCGCCGGGTCCACGATCACGACGCCGCGAAGCACCGAGGCCGGTGTCTCCACGTGCCATACCGGCGTGATCGCGGACACACCGGGAACGAGCAACACGCCGCCCAGGGCCAGCGCGAGCACCAGCCGGCGCGTGGCCGCACTCGCACCGCGCAGAAGCGGCATCGCGCCGAGCGCGAGACCGAGCAGCACCGCCGCACGAAGCACGTTCGCCGCGAAAAATCCGGACGACATTTATCGCCCCTCGTTTTTGGCGCGCTCGATGATCTCGGACAAGCGATCCAACTCGGCGCGCGAAAGCTTCGTCGGCGAC encodes:
- a CDS encoding serine hydrolase translates to MSSGFFAANVLRAAVLLGLALGAMPLLRGASAATRRLVLALALGGVLLVPGVSAITPVWHVETPASVLRGVVIVDPAPADDPATPAEVANAHPAAVRHEAAWLDPARALGGLWALGALAVLARLGVGLVRTRAIVRRAAASPAWSRTMARAQASMGVRADVRVTEELDAPAVTGVFASVVLVPGGSEAWSEERRLAVLLHELAHVRQRDCLVHAMAQLACAVHWFDPLVWMAVRRLRVERELAADDAVLVAGTRASAYAEDLLAIAGAGASRHAPSFALGMAERSQLVARVTAIVAAARARRPPSRFRAGILAGSVAASVVAVAAAAPAPSSLDPALQAIADEELERTMAEWHAQGGTVLVLDPATGEILANAARSERGSNVPGSTFKAITLAAALDEGVLSADERVDCSHHDGGIYDGDSHGVLSVPEMLAVSSNIGMAKVYDRLGAEHLARWMHTFHFDVPAPSERGAAMAVGGAGTATPLQLAAAYAALANDGVYIPPTSTRRKEPAPREAIVRPETAHTVLSLLEQAVSHPRATGKLARIEGVAVAGKTGTSEWTRPDGTRVTYASFVGVVPAHAPRAVILAGIEQPGEGGSGGKVAAPLFARVASRWLRTAR
- a CDS encoding polymer-forming cytoskeletal protein; translation: MDSSLPATEITALLGRGTQFEGKLAFEGRVRIDGVFKGEIKSEDTLVIGEGAEVHAEVDVATVIVRGGQVHGNIRAKHAIEIHAPGKVIGNIHSPSVFIDRGVEFQGSCRMDPVDSKPATAPAKPAGAPRSSQQTA